TAACGTGAAGGATCTTACCGACATATTTGTCAGTAATTGCCCACCAAATTTCATAACCCCAGGGCTTAGATATCCTCTTGAATTCTCCTTGTGCCATCTCCGTAGCTTCGAACATATCATTGCAAACAACTTTCCAATTTCAAATTAAATAAAATGGAAGTTATTTCCGGTCTTAAGTAAGCGCAATTTCACTAAAACGGGATATCATCCTCGGAACCAAAGGTGTCGGCGATTTCAAAATTGTCCGCCAGCCCTTCACCAGCCTCAGCAGTTGACTGGTCTTTATCACCGGAAGGACCCAACATCTGCATATTTCTGGCCAGGACCTCTGTAGTCCATCTCTTTCTGCCCTCCTTATCTTCCCAGGACCTTGTCCTAAGGGTGCCTTCTATATAGACCGTTCTCCCCTTAGAAAGGTATTCGCCGCATATCTCTGCCAGTCTCCCCCACGCGACTATACGATGCCACTCTGTAAAGTCTTGCCTGTCTCCACCCTTGTTGGTTCGACTCTCTGTCGTAGCAATTGTAAAATTAGCCACAGCCTGACCGCCTGCCGTATACCTTAGCTCCGGATCACGTCCGAGATTGCCAATAAGAATTACCTTATTTATACCCCTCATGTCTTTCTACCGTCCAATATTATTTTTATGGAAAGTGTATCATCGCAGAGAATGAAAATCCACAACTGAACTTTACAGAGAGAGTCTTATCGGCCGAAAATGAAAGCTTAATTTGATTAGCAAGCATCATCCAAAAGGGACGCATTACCTCTCCAGTTCTCTCTAAAACTAAAAAAGCTTTCCAAATAAAGAAAGGAATTGATAGAGTATCCTACCTGTCATACCCCAGATCACGTAATCGCGATAATAGAACATGAAGTCTTCTGATACTCTGCCCTTTCTTCCTAAAATTCTAACTTCCTGGTTTCTTGGGTCATTTAAATGATGTATCGGTATCCAGACTGCATCAGCCACTTCTGCATCATCCAGTGTCAATTCAACGTCTTCTTCTAAAAACGATAAATACGGCGTCACAACATAATGATTTGCCTTAGGATTATTGGGATGACAGTCGTCTAATTCTCCAATGACAGTACCGCTCTTATCTATATCGATTCCGGTCTCTTCTACGGTTTCACGAATTGCAGTGTCTCGAGTATCCCTGTCAGCAATCCGCATTTTCCCTCCGGGAAAAGCCATGTGTCCTGAAAAGACATCGCCTTCGTTTTCTGTTCTTTTAATAAATAAAATAGAGTACCCTGGATCTCCCTCCTTCAGTATTATCATTACGGCAGCTCGAACTAACTTTTGCTTCTTGTTTATTTTAACAACATCCCGGGTTCTTACAATTTTTTCTAATTCCTTTACGGTATTCTTATGCATCCTTTATTTGCTCAAATTTCTGAATTATATCTTAGCTGGTCACAATCGC
This genomic interval from Thermodesulfobacteriota bacterium contains the following:
- a CDS encoding single-stranded DNA-binding protein; translation: MRGINKVILIGNLGRDPELRYTAGGQAVANFTIATTESRTNKGGDRQDFTEWHRIVAWGRLAEICGEYLSKGRTVYIEGTLRTRSWEDKEGRKRWTTEVLARNMQMLGPSGDKDQSTAEAGEGLADNFEIADTFGSEDDIPF
- a CDS encoding CoA pyrophosphatase — translated: MHKNTVKELEKIVRTRDVVKINKKQKLVRAAVMIILKEGDPGYSILFIKRTENEGDVFSGHMAFPGGKMRIADRDTRDTAIRETVEETGIDIDKSGTVIGELDDCHPNNPKANHYVVTPYLSFLEEDVELTLDDAEVADAVWIPIHHLNDPRNQEVRILGRKGRVSEDFMFYYRDYVIWGMTGRILYQFLSLFGKLF